CTTGCCGTTGGCAACGTCGGGCGTGGACCGCAGCGCCACCACCTGGTCGCGGTAGCGGTTGATGCGGATATCGGCGTAGGTGGCGCCCAGCTTCTTGGCTTGCTTCAGCGCCACTTCGCCCAGCTCGGAAAGTGCCGCCGAAGGCTTGCCGCCGCTGTTTTGCGCGTTCAGTTCGGGCAGGCCGAAGAGTTCATTGGCGAAGGCCGCCGCGGCGGCGCTGCCGGTGAGTTCGAGGAATCTGCGTCGGGTCAGGTCCATACGCGCTCCGGATCAGAACAGAAGAGGCGCAATTTCTATCAGAGCAGCGCAGACGGAGCAAGTGGGACAGCCGGTTGACACTCTTTTGCCCCGCCCATAGACTCGTTTCCTGGGAGGCGAAGAACTCCTCTAGCGCCATGGCCTGGCTGCAGAACAAGTTGAGCCGGTTTGTGGGCGTGAGGCCGCCCTGGCGGCCGGGAGCCCACAGGCGCAATCCCGAGCGCAGCGAGGGATCCCGGTTCACAAGCATGGTGCTTCTGAAATGATCGCGTTGCTCTGAAAGATTATGGCCTGGCTGCAAAACAAGTTCGAGAAGAACTTCCTCATCACCACGGTGGACTACGTGTTCAACTGGGCGCGCAAGTCCGCGCTCTGGCCCATGACCTTCGGGCTGGCCTGCTGCGCCATCGAGATGATCGCCTCCTCGACGGCGCGGTTCGACATCGCGCGTTTCGGCTCCGAGGTCTTCCGGCCCAGCCCGCGGCAGAGCGACCTGATGATCGTCGCCGGTACCGTGACCCTGAAGATGTCGCCGGTCATCCAGCGCATTTGGGCGCAGATGCCCGATCCCAAGTGGTGCATTTCCATGGGCGCCTGTTCCTCGGTCGGCGGGCCTTTCAACACCTACGCGGTGCTGCAGGGTGTGGACCGAATCGTGCCCACCGACGTGTACGTCATCGGCTGCCCGCCCCGCCCGGAGAACCTGTTCTACGCCCTGCTCAAGCTGCAGGACAAGATCGACCAGATGACCCTGGCCAAACGCCCCACGGAAGTGCGCCTGGAGGAGAACATGGTGGAGAACTTCAAGCGCCAGGTGATGATCGCCCAGACCCTGCAACCGAAATAGTTTTCAGTTCCCGGTTCTCAGTTCTCAGAGGGACACGTTCATGGCCGAGTTTGTGAAGATTGCCGCCAAGGCCGACCTGCCCGCCGCCGACGAGGCCCGCGAATTCCCCTGCGGCGAGCGCACCATCTGCGTGGCCAACGTGGCAGGCAATCTGACTGCGCTGGACAACGTCTGCCTGCACCGCGGAGGCCCGCTGGGGCAGGGCATCATCGTGGAAGGCAAGATCGTGTGCCCATGGCACGGTTGGATGTACGACCCCAAGACCGGGGAAGCCACACACAATCCGGCCGCCAAGGTCGCCGTCTATCCCCTGAAGGTCGAAGGGGAGGACGTGTTCGTGGAGGTGTAAGGGCGGTTTGCAAATCACCCAATCACCAAATCAAGCAATCACCAAATCCCCATGAGCCCCATCACGCATTTCCTGTTTGGCTGGATGGTGGCCAACTCCGCCCGGCTGGACCGACGCGAGCGTGCCGCCGTCGCCATCGCGGGCGTTATCCCCGACGTGGACGGTCTGGGCGCGGTACCCGAGGTCCTGACCGCCGGCACCCAGCACCCCATCACCTGGTTCTCCGACTACCACCACATGTTGCACAACGTCTTCTTCGCGCTGGCGGTGGCGCTGATCGCCTTTGCCATTGCGCGCCAGCGCTTCAAAACGGCCTTGCTGGTATTCCTCAGTTTCCACCTGCATCTGCTCTGCGACGTGCTGGGCGCGCGCGGGCCCGACGGCGATCCGTGGCCCATTCCGTACTTCCTGCCGTTCTCCTCCTGGGAATGGACCTGGAGCGGACAGTGGGCACTCAACTCCTGGCCCAACTTCGCCATCACCGGCGTGTTGTTGATGGCGACCTTCTATCTGGCGTGGCGTCGCAGCTTCTCGCCGCTGGAGATTGTTTCCCTGCGTGCCGACCGCGCCCTGGTCGCAGCCATCCACCAGCGTTTTCCCGCTCCCGCCGGTTCCTGAGCTCCGCACTGCCAAACCGCTGCCGGTTGTGGCAGACTGTCTAGCCTGTGCTCCAAGGGGGTTGACGCATGAGAAGGTTTGCCTGGGCCGTGTTTGCCCTGTTTCTGGCCGCACAACTGCCGGTCGCGCTTGCCGACGTCAAGGTGAAAACGCGCAACACCATGGCCGGCCATACCAGCGAAAGCACGGTGTACATCAAGGGCCCGCGCCAGCGCAGTGAGCAGAGCTACGGCCCTGGCATGTCGGTGACCACCGTCCTGCAGTGCGACCAGAAGCGCCAGATTCAGATCAACAACGCCTGCAAGGTCTACCTGGTGACGCCGTTCGGCGACGAGGACGAGACGGGCGCAGAAGCCGCCTCGGAGCCTGCTTCCGCGCGTCAGCCTGCCGCCAAGTCCTCGGCCGCCCCACGCGGCGGCGTGGTTACCTTCACCAACACCGTCACCGACACGGGCGAGCGCCAGCAGATGTTCGAGTTCAGCGCCCGGCACATCAAGAGCTCCATGCGCAGCGAGCCCTCGCCCGATGCGTGCGCCAAGGAGAAGTTCAGCATGGAGACCGATGGCTGGTACGCCAATGTCTCCGTCGGCCTGACCTGCCACACGGCGGCGGCGCGCGCCTCCGCGCGGAGCGTCGCGCCGCCGCAGAAGCCGGAGTGCCAGGATAAGATGCGCTTCCGCCGCTCCGGTGCCGGCCAGTTGGGTTATCCGCTCAAGGAAACCCGGACCATGACGGCCGGCGGCCAGTCCTTCACCACCTCCACGGAGACGCTTGAACTCTCCCGCGCCACGCTCGACCCGGCCCTGTTTGACCTTCCCGCCGGCTACCGTGAAGTCTCGAGCTTTCAGCAACTGATGTGCGCGCCCGATATGGGCGCCATGATGGCCCAGGCCATGAAGGGCCAGGTGAGTGAAGAAGATATGGCGGCAGCCACCGCTGCGGCCGGAGCGTACCATCCCGCACAGAGCAAAGGTGGCGGCGTGCTGCGCATTGGCGTGGTTCGCCTCGAGAACAAGGCCAAGAGTTCCGCCGACCTCGCCCAAGCGCGCGAAATGTTGATGGAGCAGATTCGTGGCTACGAAGCGGAGGCGGTTCCTCTCGACGCAACCAGTCCCGATGACATACAGGCGGAGGCCCGCAGAAAGAATTGTGACTTCATCCTTTACACCAACCTTACCCGGCTGAAGGCGCCCGGCAAGGTGGGCGGGCTCTTCGGCGCCGCAACCGGTCTGGGAACCGGCAAGTACGAAGCCGCGGTGGACTTCCGCCTGTTCCTCACGGGCCAAAGCACGCCGCGGCTGGCGTCCTCCGCCAGCAACAAGGAAGGCAGCGAGGAGATGGAAGTGATGGGTTCCGTCTTCGACACCGAAGCACGGGAAGTGGTCGAAGAAGCGCGCAGAAAAAGGTAGTTATCAGGGAGGTCGGCCGCAAAAAGACCCGGATTCGGGCGCAAGAACCGGATAGCGTTCGCGAGCACTTGCGGCTAAGGTGAAACGCATATGGCGGAAACGGTACAGCAGTACATACGGCGCATCCTGGGCTACGTGGAAGGCCGCAATCCACTCGAAGTGCAGCAGGCCACGCCCGGGCGTTTGGCGCGCCTGATCCGCGGGCGCAGCCGCGCGCAGCTCTTTCGCCGGCCCGCTCCCGGCAAGTGGTCGGTGGCGGAGATTCTCGCTCACTTGGCCGAGTCGGAGATGGTCGGAGGATACCGCGTGCGCATGATCCTCAGCGCTGGCGGCACACCCATCCAGGCCTTTGACCAGGAGAAGTGGGCGAAGGTCGGCAACTATGCGCGGCGGGATCCCAGGCAGTCGCTGGAGCTGTTTTCTGCTCTGCGTCGCAGCAACCTGTTGTTGCTGCGCTCCCTCAAGCCTCGGCAGTGGCACATGTACGGCATGCACGCCGAACGCGGCAAGGAGACCGTGGCCCGAGTCGCCACCATGTTCGCCGGCCACGACATCAACCACACCCGGCAGATCGAGAGCATTCTCCGCCGCTGACGCAGCTCCGCCGTTTCGAGCTTCCGCCCCGCCGGGCATATAATCCGCGCGCGGTTGGGCCGCCAGACAATCCCATGAGCGAATCCCTGCGTACGGAGTCAGAGCCTGGCTTCGTGCCCGGCGGTGCGCTGCTCCAAGCCGCCGTGGCGGCGGAGCGTTAGCATGTCCGACGAGCAAAGAAAGACCGTCCTTGTTAGTCTCGCCGCGGGAATACTCGGCTTTGCCCTGAACTCCTGGAGCGTTCCACTCTTTGCCGGCGGATCGCTGATTCTCGGTGGCATCTTACCGCTGGCCGTGGCTCTGCTCTATGGCCCCTACTGGGGAGCGCTGGCGGCCGCTCTGGCGGCATCGCGGACGCTCACTCTGTGGGGTCATCCTCATGCCGTGCTGCCCTTCGTGCTGGAAGCCGCCGCAGTCGGCTTCCTGGTACGCCGCCGCTGGATGCCCCTGGCTGCCGACCTGTTCTACTGGGCGCTCGCCGGCGCTCCCTTGCTCTACTTCACCTACGTCGTCGTGCTGCGCCAGCCGCAGCCCGCCGCGTGGTTCATTCTTGCGACCACGCCGCTCAACGGTTTGCTCAACGTTCTGCTGGCCGAACTTGTAGTCGGGATTGCCGTGATGCGCGGCTGGGTCGCCGGCGCTCCGGTAGCGGAACAGCTACGTACGCTCCGCTTCTACTTTCTCAATGTTCTGGTTCTGGCCACCACCGTCCCGGTGCTCGGCCTGAGTGTGCTGCACTGGCGCTTCTATGCCCACGAGCACACGCCGGAAGTCGATCGCTACTACCTGGCGACCCTCATGGTGGCGCTGGCCGGCATTGCTTTCTCCATCGTTTTCGCGCGCGCCGCTGCGAACCGCGTGCTGCGCCCGCTCGACCATCTCGTGGACCACGTGCGCGGATTGCAATTGGTTTCCCGGACCGAGTCCCCGCCGCTCGAGGCCTCCCCGGGGATGCCCGCGGAGGTGGCGCATCTCTCCGCCGAATTCTCCGGCATGGCCGTCAATCTCCTCCGTTCCTACCACGAATTGGAGCAGAATCTGGCGGAGCGCAATCGCTTGAACCAGGAACTGGAGGCGTTGGCCGCCGGCCTGGAGGACAAGGTCCGTGAGCGCACGGCCGAACTCGAGGCCATGCTCGCCGAAGTCAAGACCCTGCGCGGCCTGCTGCCCATC
Above is a genomic segment from Terriglobales bacterium containing:
- a CDS encoding DinB family protein, whose product is MAETVQQYIRRILGYVEGRNPLEVQQATPGRLARLIRGRSRAQLFRRPAPGKWSVAEILAHLAESEMVGGYRVRMILSAGGTPIQAFDQEKWAKVGNYARRDPRQSLELFSALRRSNLLLLRSLKPRQWHMYGMHAERGKETVARVATMFAGHDINHTRQIESILRR
- the nuoB gene encoding NADH-quinone oxidoreductase subunit NuoB, whose amino-acid sequence is MAWLQNKFEKNFLITTVDYVFNWARKSALWPMTFGLACCAIEMIASSTARFDIARFGSEVFRPSPRQSDLMIVAGTVTLKMSPVIQRIWAQMPDPKWCISMGACSSVGGPFNTYAVLQGVDRIVPTDVYVIGCPPRPENLFYALLKLQDKIDQMTLAKRPTEVRLEENMVENFKRQVMIAQTLQPK
- a CDS encoding Rieske (2Fe-2S) protein, coding for MAEFVKIAAKADLPAADEAREFPCGERTICVANVAGNLTALDNVCLHRGGPLGQGIIVEGKIVCPWHGWMYDPKTGEATHNPAAKVAVYPLKVEGEDVFVEV
- a CDS encoding metal-dependent hydrolase, translated to MSPITHFLFGWMVANSARLDRRERAAVAIAGVIPDVDGLGAVPEVLTAGTQHPITWFSDYHHMLHNVFFALAVALIAFAIARQRFKTALLVFLSFHLHLLCDVLGARGPDGDPWPIPYFLPFSSWEWTWSGQWALNSWPNFAITGVLLMATFYLAWRRSFSPLEIVSLRADRALVAAIHQRFPAPAGS